The Rosa rugosa chromosome 3, drRosRugo1.1, whole genome shotgun sequence sequence CTGTAATGCTTGTTATATGTCAATTTTTGATCCAAATATTATGTCATTTTTACGTGTTAAGAGTGAGATGTCAGAAAGTAATAGTAGATATTGAAAATTCTTTCAGAGTACATGCAATTTGTGTAGTAAAAATGTGGTAAAGAATGCTGTGAAATAAAATTGTATTTGGTCTTCGTTTTTAACTCCAGTAACTTGGATTTTCAAAAGTTttcattcatcatcatcatccggTCCCTACTCGCTTTTTTGTGATTATTGGTTCTTCTGGATTCTCAATTGAGTTTCCACTTTCCAGAGAGGAAAGTTAACCCCTTTAATCATATCTGCTTACACTTATAGGTTATGGATGCCCTGTACATGATCTTTCTGTGAGCGTCTTTGTTGTGTTTGAAGCAGATTTCTTTTGGACCTGGTCATACTAAACTCGTCGAGTAATTTTGGGAAAGATACAGCACTGTAGACCTGGTCATGCTTTAAAAGACCACTATGAAAGCTTTAAGACTTCAACCTTTACACATGGTTCCATCTTGCCATTCTAACGAGACGACGGCCTAACATCCTTCGGATTAACATATCTGTTGATGAGTGAGTGGTCACCTGCACccgaattttctttctttctatgcATGAAGTTGTTTTAAACGATTCTGTTGATGTATTTAAAGTTAGGGAAACATGTTCGACGCAATGACTCACAGAAAAGAAACAATTTAAAGCACTCGATCTCTATTACACTTAATTCTCCATCACCCCCGGAATAAAATTGCCTCATAAATCGTCAGCCCCAACTCTCGAGCTCTCAATTTTCATCGAGTCATGTACATACGTGTCCCGGACATGATCGGAACACCAACTGTCATCTGCATCATTCTCGTCTGCCCCCAATCCAGTGACAAGAGGATCAAGCATGCCATTGGAGGACCCAGATAGCCTATCTGCACTTAAAAGCAACCACAACCAAGACCCTTTTCATGTGGGAACATCACTCAATCAATGAATATATGATAATTTTTTTGCCACGTTGCCGATTGATTGTGATTTTTTTTGGGGACCAATTGGTTGGGAGATCTCTCCTGCTTTGCTAGTCACTACTACTGTGTTCTGCGTCGATATCCATTTTTGGTGGGTGCTTTGATAGGGTTCAAACACGTTGCATTATCACCTACTCAAAGCACTAGCACCGGAGAATGCTATCATAAACTGTGGATTTGTTTACTGGAACGTGGCACCATGTAATGGAAGTCTACCCTTTTCCTCTTTCGAATACGTAATTTCAGTTCTCTCCTGATTCTTCTCAGTGTATACAATTATACATCTTTATCTATCTTTAATGTTTCGATAAATTTATTCTATTCAATCAATCCGACTAATTCTTAAAAAGTACAACTACTACCAAATAATTAAGGGTTTTGATTAAACCAACCAGGATTAGTCTAGAGAATTCCTGTGAGTATGATAGCCATCCGTAGCCCAGATACATGTCTGAGTCATGAGTGGGCTtgtaaaataatatatttcaaacTTGCCATGATTGGTAAAGATTCTATAGTTAACCTAACCAGTCTCTTGTCAATTTCATCATAcacaaaagaagaacaaaaatccAACCCCAAAGAGGTAATTAAAGTATACAAAAATGAACCCATCTAGCTAGGCAATATTTAATCCTAAAGTCTAGAAGAGGGAACATGCTAGACAACTTTGGTCCATTTTGCTTTGCTTCCAATCCCAGAATGCCAGCAACCATGATGTTAGTGGATAAATTATCCTAAATAAACAAAGGATCGCATCACATAACTTTGGACTTTTCAGTCGAGTCATGCCCTAGCTCCATGTGCCTCTCTTAAACATCGTCAATTCTGGTCTGGCTTTTTCTTTATACCCCAAAACAAGAAAAGGATGAAAATTCGTAGTGCATGCTTTGAATGCAGGGAAAGATATAGCTATGTCTTACATGGCCTTACTTCAGAATCAAACgccgcacatccacatctcgatctcgatctaagCTTTCGACCTTCTGATATGAAAGGGACGAGCTCTGATGCTATCGGATTAAACAAATGGCGGGAGTTTATGAAAGTCATACTAGCTAGGGAAACCATAAACACCGGCCATGTAATAGTTTATGGATTTGTATGATCAAGGAGACAGTGAGACTTGAAGGTCAAGATCACGGCTTCTTACTTTCTTCAAGGGTATCTCAACTAACCAATTATGGCCATACAAATGTCTAAATTGCGTATGCTACAGGATAAGGATCACATTATATATGGTATAACTTTTCGACCGGGTTGCCCTCCCATACAGATATTTTCAACAGTATAGTGTATAACGCCATTCCGTAACGGTTGGGGATTCCTGGTCATTGGTTGATATCCCTTAGACTAGTCATGGAAAGTGTATTACGGAGTGATTAGCTCCTAATTCCCTTAAAAAAAAGTGATTAATTACTAATTACGGTTAATCAAATTCGGTTTCTATGCGTGTAATTTACATCAAAAATCATATGCATGTTTTTAGACATTATAAAATTTAGACTTTTACGTATGATGCAACGTCTTGTTCAACTTCACGCATGTGCGATTATGTACATATTTTAATAAAAACATCAAAAGATAGTGAGTAAAAAAAGCTAAAGTGACAACGCTCCAACTCTATATTCTGCATGCTACTCATGTCTAATGAGTCATGTTTTAATCAAGTTTGTGTCAAACAATGGTAATCCAAACATGCTATTTTCACGATAAGATTTTGTCAAATTTGAATAGTACAAAACCCCTAATAAACCATAAAtgattattttaatttttaatttttttttttttttttttccgacatAAAAAATGTTAGGTACACACTTGATGAGCCCTTCGGATGAATATCCTCTTTAAGACTTTAACAATTGACAAGGTTATTTTGGTACAAGCAGGCAAATAAGTCGGCCCTTAAAACCGTCGGTTCATATACacagtaaaaactaaaaagcgAATAGAAACGGACGAAACTACCCTTGACGTCCAATCCAACCGCACCTAACAAAAGTCGGACCATGCTTTTTCCGTGTGAGCGTAGCACAGCCCATGCTTGCGTCGCTGGTCCTTATCCAACCCCACTAAAATCCAAACAACTCCCATCCAACCCTTGACTGCACCAAAACGTGTACGGCCAGCGTTCCCCCAGATTGCGCCATCCCATTGGCTGGGCGTCAAATTCAGAGACCCTCTACCCCCATCCCCATTGGTCCACGTCTCCCATTATAATAATTGTACGCCCCCACGATTCAATGGCTTAAAAGCCAAAGGGGGACTGGCGAAAGAGCTGCAGACACTTGGCGCTAGCAGCACAGCCCTAAACGCAAGCACCAATTTTCAGcagccacacacacacacacaccaaagTTCAAAAATTCCCAAAAATAGTAACCAGGTAAAAAGAACAGAGCCTATATTAGgaatttttattaatttgtttggataatttatttcttcttcattttgaGGGTTTATATGTGTGTTAATCTGTATTTGCTGGAAATTTTGAGCTGGGAAAGTTGTAGgttttgttcttgttgttgttgcaTGAGAAAACTGAGCTTTTGGCAAGTGATTTGGAGTAAATTATTACTGATTAGGGTTTAATGAGCTGAAGCGTTATGTGTGTGTTTTTTGATTGGCTGAGACTTGAAAATGGTCAATTTCTGTGAGCTTAAATGAGAATATATCAAGTAGTATTTTCCAGCTTTGAATAAGAAGCTTTAGCCCTTTGTTTCAGTGAGACGGCCAAATATGAATTTCAAGGGGTTCATGACCGATCTACAAGGCGACGGCGGAGGTCGGCCACTGGTaaacaacagcaacaacaacaacaacaacgccTTGGCGCGGCAGTCGTCGATCTATTCCCTCACGTTTGACGAGTTACAGAACACCATGGGAGGCCCAGGTAAGGACTTTGGGTCCATGAACATGGATGAGCTCTTGAAGAGTATCTGGACGGCGGAGGAGACGCAGACTCTGGTCCCTACTGGTGGTGGTGTGGTGGTGACGGGTCAAGATGGGTTTAATCAGGGCCTGCCTCTGCAGAGACAGGGGTCGTTGACGCTGCCTCGGACGCTGAGCCAGAAGACGGTGGATGAGGTGTGGAGGAATTTGTCGTCCAAGGAAGGAAATGGTGGGTCGAATGTGGTGCAGAGGCAGCAGACTTTGGGGGAAATGACGTTGGAGGAGTTTTTGGTCAGAGCTGGGGTTGTGAGAGAAGATGGTTCAAAGCCGCCGGGTAATAATGGGAGTGGGTTTTTCGGAGAGTTGGCTCGGTTTGGGAACACTGGTGGTTTAGGATTCGGGTTTCAGCAGCCGGATCGTAGTAGGATTTCGGAGAATGGTAATCAGGTTCCGAATCAGAGTTCCAATCTGCCACTGAATGCTAATGGGGTTAGAAGTCagcaacaacagcagcagatccAAATATTTCCCAAGCAGCAACCTGTGACTTACAGCACTTCACAGATGGGTATGGGGCCGAATTCGCAGCTTGGTAGTCCTGGAATGAGGGGTGGGATTTTGGGGATTGGTGAGCAGGGTATGAGTAATGCTCTGGTTCAGAGTCCAGTGCTGCAAGGAGGAGGGATGGGAATGGTTGGATTAGGAGGTGGGAATGGTCGAGTGGCTGCAGTGTCTCCCGCGAATCAGCTGTCATCGGATGGGATTGGGAAGAGTAATGGTACTGATACGTCGTCCGTGTCACCAATGCCATATGTGTTTAACAATGGTTTTAGGGGAAGGAAAGGCGGGCCTGTGGAGAAAGTTGTTGAGAGGAGACAGAGGAGGATGATCAAGAACAGAGAGTCAGCTGCCAGATCAAGAGCTCGCAAACAGGTGAATATGTCTTTCTTTGTTTTACTGCTTTTTTAAGCAAAGTTCTGAAGCGATAGTTAGGATATTGTTAACCTTATCAAGTGAAAATACGAGCTCATTAATTTACTATTGGCTGGGGGTTCATATAATTGCAACTTGTCATTATAAGTGAATTCCATAAGTTTTTGGGTCATTAGTAGTGGAGTGGAGAGTGTTAGGGTCTAGAAATAAAGTCAAAAACTTTATACTCTAGGAGAGAACTTATGGTGTATCAAATTCAGCTTTTATATTGCCACTGTAATAGATTACCAGAGTTCCAAGAGTGTGGGGAATATTGAGTCATGCACTTTCAGCACATGAAGGGGAAACAGAACCTAAATATACTATTATCTTTTTTCAGTATTAATCCAAAAACTTTTTTATGTTACTTATTCTGGAGAAAGTTAAACAAATTCATCTTGTTGTCGATTTTCACTTTTGCTAGACATTGACCTTCTGCTTTTATCATCTATTGACTTTTTGCATCCCAAAACTTCATGAAAGATAGCCGCAGAAGGGTAATGTGATAGCGATTCGACATGACAAGAGATGAGATTTTGGGAAGTTACGGTCATGGGAAGTTTTAAGGATCCAGTTTGTTACAAGGTAATGGAACATTTGTTTAAGGAACATAACATAAGTCGGGAGTATAGTCCCAAAATCATTAAAAGCTTTGAATAAGTTCCATACCTTTGACCTCGGTTCTGTTTTGAAATTGAACCTCATGGGAAAAACGGATGAGTATGGTACTTCAATACACCATCATCTCGTacttccttcttctttctcataTGTTTTGTATCTTGTGCTTTTTACAGGCTTACACAATGGAGTTGGAAGCAGAAGTTGCAAAGCTAAAAGAGGAGAACGAAAACTTGAAGAAAAAACAGGTTCGTTTAGTTATAGTTGACATGGTTGATGCATATACCAATTAATGACTATGATAAACTTAAGTTCATGTGGTTGACTCTCTTTCACTGTCTATTGGTTGCCACAGGATGAAATGATGGAACTGCAGAAGAATCAGGTACTTTGGTTTTTCTGTTTCCTTTTTCTAGTTGGGAAATGGGGGGTGGGGAGGGTGATCTCTTATTATTAACAAAATCTACTGCTGATGAGAAATCACTCTATCTCTCCATAATAAGAATCTGCTATAGAGTATATACATACTTTCTCAGTTACTTGTCCTTAAGAACTCGATCTTGACCTTCAGCTTTCCTGGGATCTGCTCTATAACTCATCATCTTCATTCATTTTCTAGCCAAGTACTTACAGCCCCTTCTTTTGTCCCTGTGGCAGTTTGAACTTTAAGTTAACTACTGATATACAGTTTTCTTAGAACAACTAACATGTGGTACCTCTTTCTGTTAGTTCCAATTTTTGTTTCCTCATTTTCATTCAAATTTGTCTCTGCCTCTGTAACGGTTTTAAAGATTTGAAGATAATAATAGTAATGCATAGCATGTTTTTGCTCGATTTTATTATTCCTAGTATCagaaaaaacatttgaacttgTCTGCAATCTATTTGTAACTAGTTGCCATGTTACTGTTTCATCAATGCACACAAAGACAGATGAGATGAATTCTCAGATTAAAATTGCTgcttcgcttttttttttttatcacgaCTGAGGTGCTCTATAATTGATTGACCGTCTGGAATTTGATAATTTCGCAGGATATGGAGATTCAAAATCTTCAAAGAGGAGGCAAGAGACGTTGCTTGAGACGAACGCAGACCGGTCCGTGGTAAAGTGCAGGGATTGGGATGGGAAATGCGTTGTGGGGTAGGTGGTGGCTGTACATAAGGATCATGTGTTTTGTGCCGTAGATTTTTTGAGAGGTTTAGCGTGCTGTAGGTTGAACTTACATCTATTTTCTACATATGCTTCTCTTTTGAACAGTGAGTAGGTAGGTGAGGGGAAGCAAAATATGATCAGGGAGATATCTTTGATACATATTATAGAATATGTGTCCAGTTTCCTACAAATTAGTCAGACATGTATTTTAGCAGCATCTACCTCGGACCCTTTGCAGTATCTTTCTTTTGTTATCCTTTTTCGTATTGTTATTTCAATTTCTTGAACAATAGAGATCATTATTATGGAGTATGTATTACCACTACTGGATGCTGTATGTTGTACTCCCCGAGCTTAAGCTTCAGACCCGAAAGAGAGAATAAAAATGAAACAATAATAAAGCTTCGAGTAAAGAGTGGCAATTCTTTATGTCAAGATTTGTGcgtgttttatttattattattttttttttatatattttctgtTTGGAGGCAGAGCATGCAGCCATGCATGATAACACAAGCTTATAAGGTGTTTGCTTTTCCCTTCTCTGGGAGTAGTCAGTGTTGCAATGGTGATCTGGGGTTATGCCATGTTCTTTTTTGGATCGAGGGGTTACGCCGTGTTCTTCAAGTTTTACTTTTATTTACTGAAATGTTCGTTACTTTGATAATTTTCAATGATGGACTGCTGAACAGAAGTAAAGTTGAGAAAGCAGACAGAAAGTTTAAACGAAGCTTGCTCAGTTCTTTCCTGAAGATGCTGTGCAAATAGAGCCAAGGGTTATTCATGATGCCCCTTTCACAAACCTCAAATCTTCAACAGTTTGATTTGTTTATATCCAGACCTAATATCAAGGATCCCTGAAAGCTGAAACTATGACCATTTTCATGAATTTATATCCAAATCTAATGTGATACATTTCAAGGATCTGCGTAACTATGGTCATTTCATGTTCCACACAATTTTGGATGGTGAGTTGGGAAATAATAATAACGCTCAACAGTACTACAGTAGAACATGAACTAAAATAATGTTTTGAAGGAGCAAGAAAATCTATTGGAATAGATAGAATAAATATCCTCCTCTGATTTCTTCCGTCACTTGCTTAATGCCACAGCAGTCGGGCAGCAACAGTTTTGCCATATTCAGATTATAGTTACCGAAGCTATACATTTAGTATGGATAGCCAGGAGTGCATTCCATGTCCTTCCAGGATATCATCTTCCTGCGATCCCTTCCTCTAAATGATCTGGCAATAAGCTGACCACTAACAGGCTTACACAATCCAACATCAACCACCGAAGTACTCTTTCTCTTCTCAGAAGATGGGGATGCCTCATCCATGTAATAGTCAAACAACATTGCTAGACAACAAACTTGATGACCTAAGatgttattttcttcattttgaGGTAACATCTTCACTATGTGAAGATTGACCTACAAGAAGCAACAGGAAATTGTGAAGCTACAGCACCCATTCAGAAGGGGAAATGTAAAATCAGTCCTAAATTGCACCACAAACAAGGTAAAGATGAAATGCTACACCGATGCAGGTCACATAAATGAAGACACAGATGAGATTGTCTATGAAAGTGCATGAATTATTTACCTCTGCTTCGATTGCACGAAGTTCATTGTACAACTCAGAATCATCACTTTCGTAAAGGTTTTCTCCAGACATAGTGCAAATACTCAATGTGAAAAAGGGAGGCCTCAAAGGATACTCCATGCTGATCTTAATCTGCCAGAATAGAAATGATAATAAAATGCCAGAAGTAAAAAATAATGCAGAAGCAAGACAAAAATATGACAAAAATGAATTATTAGCTACCTTGGCTTCTAACTTCACATTCCTTTTCTCTAAGTCCATACTCCTGGTTAAAACAAGATGAAATTCCCTTGCCCCAGAATCCACCCATGACTTTCGAGCTACCTCAAAGCATTGAATAGGCaccccattttcttcttctggcACAATATGTGCAGGTTCATCCACATCACTCTCAGTATCCAGCAAAAAATCTAATTCTTCATTATGTCTTTTATAACTTAGTGGCTTTGCCTTACTGACAGGAGGTCTTTTTGAAAGTAATGATATCCCCCTCCTGGAGTCTCCTTTGTGCTGAACAAGTTTATCATCACTGACAGATGCAACTTGAACCAAAGATGGAAGTTCCCCATCTTCCCTCATACTCTCCAACTCTTCTTTTGAAGAACCAGATCGCCCAACCGAATCAGCATCTATAGGTTCCTGAACCTGCTCCTTATCTATGACCGGCAAAGATGATGCCAGATTAGGTGGAGGTCCTACAGGTGAACAACCATGCAATCTGCACAAAGGAGCATGCAAAGCCCATGGAACACTTTCACAAGACAAAGCTGGCCATTTAAGCTTCATGAGTGATTCAAGCTGTTCCCTGTAAGCCAATCAAAGAATGGCAATTTCTCAACATAGAGGATACCGTACCACACTCACACACAAAACATCAAGAGACTTCCAAAAGAAAGGAAAGCCCTGATATAGGTATAGAGGTTATAGATAGATAAAGCAGATTAAGTTTCCAAAGAAAGCAGCAGGGAACAAAAAACACAACACTAGCTAATTTATATCAGAAAAAGATGCCAGTACAAGTAACAACCAAGTAAACAAAAATGTTAATGCTAACATTCAGAATTGATCAACGATGCAGTATCCTTATCCTACAAATTTTCTAGACTGTCCTTGCAAGACTCTAAATTACAGAGGAATGACTCACACGAGAGCCATCTGAGCTTTCTTCCGAGAGCGAATTCTTCGCACAACTGTCTGTACTCGACTTTGCTGGCGATAAAGTGACAGACCAGACATAACAGCCTCAGTTTTAGTTATGTCACTAGTTGGAGCATCATGGACAGCAAGCAAAGGTGACACCTCAGGCAAGAAATCAATTCCAGCCAAATGCTGGGCCCACTTATATGGACGGGACGTTCTGTTTTCATCAAATGCAGGAGTCTCATCAACAATGAGCTTGGCTGACTGTATCAATGAATGCAAGGTAGCGATCAGTGTTATATGAATGCAGATAAgagacaagagagagagagagagagaatggtggGGAGGGAAGGAGAAGCAACAATGGATAACCAAAGACCACCAGCAACAAATATAGAAAGCATTCTGACCTGATGGGGAAGC is a genomic window containing:
- the LOC133736264 gene encoding bZIP transcription factor 46, whose protein sequence is MNFKGFMTDLQGDGGGRPLVNNSNNNNNNALARQSSIYSLTFDELQNTMGGPGKDFGSMNMDELLKSIWTAEETQTLVPTGGGVVVTGQDGFNQGLPLQRQGSLTLPRTLSQKTVDEVWRNLSSKEGNGGSNVVQRQQTLGEMTLEEFLVRAGVVREDGSKPPGNNGSGFFGELARFGNTGGLGFGFQQPDRSRISENGNQVPNQSSNLPLNANGVRSQQQQQQIQIFPKQQPVTYSTSQMGMGPNSQLGSPGMRGGILGIGEQGMSNALVQSPVLQGGGMGMVGLGGGNGRVAAVSPANQLSSDGIGKSNGTDTSSVSPMPYVFNNGFRGRKGGPVEKVVERRQRRMIKNRESAARSRARKQAYTMELEAEVAKLKEENENLKKKQDEMMELQKNQDMEIQNLQRGGKRRCLRRTQTGPW
- the LOC133736262 gene encoding THO complex subunit 5A-like gives rise to the protein MEDEEIEEGMLVEEEAAPPQPEKSPYEVLRESKSSVENVVAKMLSIKKEAKPKSELRELVTQMFLNFVTLRQANRSILLEEDRVKSETESAKTPVDLTTLQLHNLMYEKSHYVKAIKACKDFKSKYPDIDLVPEEEFFRDAPANIKEPTLSNDAAQDLMLKRLNFELFQRKELCKLNEKLEIHKKGLQETIANRKKFLNSLPSHLKSLKKASLPVQNQFGNMHTKKLKQHHSAELLPPPLYVVYSQFLAQKEAFEEKIDLEIVGSVKDAQAFAHQQANRDTGVSTNGETSRLEDDAPDEEDDGQRRRKRSKRAPIKQNPDQSGVYQVHPLKVILNVYDDEASDPKSAKLITLKFEYLLKLNVVCVGVEGSHEAAENNILCNLFPDDTGLELPHQSAKLIVDETPAFDENRTSRPYKWAQHLAGIDFLPEVSPLLAVHDAPTSDITKTEAVMSGLSLYRQQSRVQTVVRRIRSRKKAQMALVEQLESLMKLKWPALSCESVPWALHAPLCRLHGCSPVGPPPNLASSLPVIDKEQVQEPIDADSVGRSGSSKEELESMREDGELPSLVQVASVSDDKLVQHKGDSRRGISLLSKRPPVSKAKPLSYKRHNEELDFLLDTESDVDEPAHIVPEEENGVPIQCFEVARKSWVDSGAREFHLVLTRSMDLEKRNVKLEAKIKISMEYPLRPPFFTLSICTMSGENLYESDDSELYNELRAIEAEVNLHIVKMLPQNEENNILGHQVCCLAMLFDYYMDEASPSSEKRKSTSVVDVGLCKPVSGQLIARSFRGRDRRKMISWKDMECTPGYPY